In Fibrobacter sp., the sequence ACTCCCTTATCATCCTCCTTAATATTGCATTGACATGCATCGATTCCGGAATGAACATTATCGGCCTGCAGATTCCCTTCAGAGTCGGGTTTTCCGGTGTAGCATGGAGAACTGTCACCAGGTCTTTGAAATTGATATATCCCAGAATTGAACCTGTTTTATCGGCAGACAGAAGAGGGTAGCGTGTGTGCCTGTGGACATGTGATGAAAGGAAAGCATCTGTCAGGCTCATGGATTCATCCAGAAACACAACATGATCCTTTTCAACCATGATATCCCTGGCTGTCGATTTACTCATCTGAAGGCTTCTTGATATTAATGATGCCTGTTCCTGGGAGAGCTTGTTCTCCAGTGCTGCGGCGCTGGCGAGAAGCGAAATCTCAGTTGCTGCAGAGTCGGGCCTTTCTTTTTGCATTTTCCGGGCAAATGGTCGGTTCGCCATTTCAGAGAGCAGTATAAAAGGATGGAACACCTTCACCAGCACGAAAAGCGGCAATGCACTTATCCTGGCAAGCAGGGTGTTATACCTCACACCAAGGGTTTTTGGCAGAATCTCGGTGTACTGTATCATTGCTACAGAATAACACAGAGAAAACAGAATGATCCATCTGGAGTCAAAAAGCTCGCTGAATTTGGCTCCTGATACTGCAGCACCTATGGTGTGAGCCAGTGTGTTGATGATCAGAATCACTGCTATGGGTTTTTGAATATCGAGCTTGAACTTTCGCCAGATATCAGCGGTTTTAGGGGACTTCTGGCCGATTTCCGCTATATCTGCATTGGAAAGACTCAGGAGACATGCTTCCATCAGGGAACAGAAAAAAGAGACACTGAGAGATAAGAGAATCGCCAGGACGAGAATTAACAATTTTCCTCCGGATTTCTATGGTTGAGATTACAATAAATAAAAAATATCAAAATTGTGGTAAATGTATGAATATAAGAATTCGGGGACGGTTTGATGTTATCCACTTGATTTCAGCAGGCTGTCAGCGTTGTGTTCAGTTTTCCAGTAAATTTTACAATTAATAACCCGGTGTGTCCAGGGAATTTTTTGAGTCTGGTCTCTGTATCTTGATTATCTGCCCTTTTGATCCGGGTTAGCTTGCTCAGGTTTAATATACATCAAACCCGCGAATCATTTGATACCATATATAAACGGATTAATCCTCTGATTATTGCCGTGTTATCAACTGCTTTCAAGTTCTGAGGAGATAATTCAGAACAGAAACTGTAAAAAAATGCTATTTTACTATATACACCTGTTTAGTAAGGAGTCGGTCGGTTTTATGCGTGAATTGTACCGCTTTGGAATCTCTCTTGAGAAAAGTTTGATCGATGCTTTTGATAAGCACATCAAATCCCGGAAATACCATAACAGGTCTGAGGCCATACGTGACCTGATTCGTGAAGAACTGGTACAGAAAAAGTGGACCGAGGGCGGTGTTGTGGCCGGCGCCATCGTCATGACTTATGATCATCATAAAAGAGAACTGGTTACTAAGATGCTGGATATCCAGCATGACTTTCAGGGTACCATCCTTTCTACTCAGCATGTGCACCTCGACCATCACCACTGCCTCGAAATTATTGCGGTCAGAGGGAAAGCCAGAGATGTCGAGCGGCTTTCAACCAGCCTTAAAGCGCTTGTGGGTGTAAAACACCTCAGTCTCAGTATTTCCCAGTCAGGCGATGAGGCTGATTGATACAAGGAGAATAAGGGGTCTGATTGTCAATCCAGAAAAGAATGGAAATCCGAAATGCTTTCAAGATTGTGTTCTGAGGCGTACTGCCGTATTCCGTCAAAAACTCTTGATGCGATTTTGGGATCGATAAAGTTACCTGTGCCTATCTGAACTGCGGAGGCCCCGGCAAGAAGGTACTGGATCGCATCATCGGCGTTGAGAATTCCACCCATACCGATGACCGGAATTGTCACCGCGCGGCTGACTTTGTATGTCATTGCTACTCCTATGGGTCGAATGGCCGGCCCGGAGAGTCCTCCGGTTTTCATGGGAAGGACCGGACGTTTCCTCTTAGTGTCTATTACCATTCCGACCAGTGTGTTAATGCATGATACGGCATCAGCCCCGCCATCCTGGGCAGCTCTGGCGATTATTGTAATATCTGTGACATTCGGGGATAATTTCAGGATAAGGGGTTTTGAGGTTAGTTTTCTGAGGCTGTTGGTAAGTTTATAGGTCTGGTCTGGATCAGTCCCGAACGCCATTCCTCCATGTTTCACATTCGGGCAGGAGATGTTTACCTCATATCCCCAGATTGAATCGCAGGTTTCCAGCCTCGAAATAACCTCACAGTACTCATCCTGTGTCGATCCGGCAACGTTTGTCACCAGGGCGCATGGAAGTTTTTCAAGGAAAGGGACCTTCTCACTGAGGAAACGTTCTACTCCGACATTGGCCAATCCGATGGAGTTGAGGATGCCGGCAGGAGTCTCTACGATCCGGGGAATGTCATTGCCTCCGCGCGGATTGAGTGTGACTGCTTTTGTGTAAATTGCACCTATACAGGAGAGATCAATTAACTCCTCATACTCACTGCCATATCCGAAAGTACCCGATGCCACTCCCACCGGATTGGGTAAACGCTTATTACCGATTTCTACGCCGAAATTCATTGATTTATCGCTCATGTTAGCTGCCAGTCCAGTTCCAGGCTGTTAAAAACCGGGCCCTCTTTGCAGGCGCGTTTATATCCCGGAGGATCGATGGTTTTGACCGCACAACCCATACATGCTCCTACACCACAGGCCATGATCTGCTCAACTGAAACAAAACAAGGAATCTGCTTTTTTAACGCGAAAAGATGGCAGGCAGCCAGCATCGGGTGTGGTCCGCAACAAAAAACAGCCGAATCCGGGTCAATCTCATTGGCAATGGAGTTTAAATAGTCTGCTGTGGTGCCATGAAAACCCTCGCTGCCGTCATCTGTGCAGATAATCGGATTCTCTCTGGTGAAAGAAACAGATTGTGGTATAAGAGTTTTTGAGCGGCATCCGAAGATAAATCTGGTGTTTATTGCGGAGTTTCTAAGTGTGGCAGACAAAAAGAGGATAGGTCCCAGGCCTGTTCCACCTGCTATAAGGAGTGCTTTGCTGCCGGAAAATGGGGGAAAACCGTTTCCCATTGGGCCAATAACATCGATAACTTCACCAGCTTTTTTTGCGGACAGGATTTCGGTTGCACACCCGCGTACCTGATAGATTATCGAGCAGGTTCTTTTCAGTGGATCAAATGATGAGATTGCGAAGGGTCTGCGAAGCAATGGTATGGCAATATCAGAAACCCGAATAGTGAGAAATTGACCCGGACTGGGAATCTCTGCTGCTTCCCAGGCCATTTCCATTTCCAGAAAA encodes:
- a CDS encoding HlyC/CorC family transporter encodes the protein MLILVLAILLSLSVSFFCSLMEACLLSLSNADIAEIGQKSPKTADIWRKFKLDIQKPIAVILIINTLAHTIGAAVSGAKFSELFDSRWIILFSLCYSVAMIQYTEILPKTLGVRYNTLLARISALPLFVLVKVFHPFILLSEMANRPFARKMQKERPDSAATEISLLASAAALENKLSQEQASLISRSLQMSKSTARDIMVEKDHVVFLDESMSLTDAFLSSHVHRHTRYPLLSADKTGSILGYINFKDLVTVLHATPENPTLKGICRPIMFIPESMHVNAILRRMIREYQHIAIVQNSKGNTTGLVTLEDVIESLVGEIEDEYDRPPEMMVMLSENRWRIGGAVHISKIREKAFSELPESEQTIDELVKSHFNGSEPKEFFGFEFHGIQIRVRRVARGYVYDVIAERMNRIPPFM
- the nikR gene encoding nickel-responsive transcriptional regulator NikR, producing the protein MRELYRFGISLEKSLIDAFDKHIKSRKYHNRSEAIRDLIREELVQKKWTEGGVVAGAIVMTYDHHKRELVTKMLDIQHDFQGTILSTQHVHLDHHHCLEIIAVRGKARDVERLSTSLKALVGVKHLSLSISQSGDEAD
- a CDS encoding dihydroorotate dehydrogenase; the encoded protein is MNFGVEIGNKRLPNPVGVASGTFGYGSEYEELIDLSCIGAIYTKAVTLNPRGGNDIPRIVETPAGILNSIGLANVGVERFLSEKVPFLEKLPCALVTNVAGSTQDEYCEVISRLETCDSIWGYEVNISCPNVKHGGMAFGTDPDQTYKLTNSLRKLTSKPLILKLSPNVTDITIIARAAQDGGADAVSCINTLVGMVIDTKRKRPVLPMKTGGLSGPAIRPIGVAMTYKVSRAVTIPVIGMGGILNADDAIQYLLAGASAVQIGTGNFIDPKIASRVFDGIRQYASEHNLESISDFHSFLD
- a CDS encoding dihydroorotate dehydrogenase electron transfer subunit, which translates into the protein MEQFSAKIIKNHPVNDAFLEMEMAWEAAEIPSPGQFLTIRVSDIAIPLLRRPFAISSFDPLKRTCSIIYQVRGCATEILSAKKAGEVIDVIGPMGNGFPPFSGSKALLIAGGTGLGPILFLSATLRNSAINTRFIFGCRSKTLIPQSVSFTRENPIICTDDGSEGFHGTTADYLNSIANEIDPDSAVFCCGPHPMLAACHLFALKKQIPCFVSVEQIMACGVGACMGCAVKTIDPPGYKRACKEGPVFNSLELDWQLT